A window of Raineyella sp. W15-4 contains these coding sequences:
- a CDS encoding ATP-binding protein produces MTEDELLADGPDQWRISAVQVVNWGGYGGHHIMHVRRDGTAILGPTGMGKSTILDAMSAVMMPNPPAFNRAARDDGGKRSERTVYSYARGKIDDVLAADGRTTRTQYLRPPGERPFPSAAAITWTNGLDEHITGARVVWVGADAAANAELNTTTRYLLVRGPFDLSRLNEAIDQPLRGSRTWPLDTNALKRLLNPNRDLVTSSQPEFEKEMCRLLGIGRSDESSRRALELLRNAQASKGIFSINALFKDFVLDRPLALERWETALATYREAAQLYDVFEDARTRFEVLREVPALAERYRSAMADSATEWRLLGPAGVGPDGAAGAGDASEWAEDADDRPSPLELWNAEHLLEWAAARIDDNRSRATELGAVAKQHDAEAIAARDEEEALTQRYYAKGGGDSEDLVRRRQQAAADLAERTAARQAYVDRARWQGFEEPADEPAFATLVQAIHERLRGLPGQDAEWKTASYDAASARGRARDELSATADEIASLKRRRSNVPAEADRARREIAEACGIDPARLPYVGELLEVRPEERRWATAVDRVLGQLAQNIIVAPDDWRTVTRYVNDHRMRGRVVLLPARPAHNATPRVLPDSVPAKLRLDESGPYAEWLLDHLVGGYSVLCVEDAAGLDAPRPAGYTGAVTVAGMRTAAQGRVIKDDRKLPSWLGLDNAATIASLEERVEGLRVAIGRYNAELEDLDKRRREGIDVAGELRWLSEQTWASIDVASARAAEAHAAELLGRFTHGHRTLDSLKAERAAARDRYVTHTTAAARAREQRAGLDEEWGALVDLQDEMSDIASRGTLTEADRTTLGRLGFPEPENAARARGTLAISAERLRALAHEHTGAVELAETALVGIFREYLRVDPRAEIDETIASLPAVEAILADLESDDLPRARAEWLAKTREDMQRSLRTLLVQIEEDRRSIRDGLLPVNRALAGVEFRDGSRLQIEDRPIPTADLDDFRATITRYTTVGTTDLDETVTEQLFVAMRRDLARLDEQSTTAEAWRRRVFDAREHVEFRAVEHRPDAEPIVHDGVSGKSGGEGQELIAFILGAALRYQLGDGTDQAPRFAPIVLDEGFVKADSEYTGRALHALQSLGFQLVIGAPRDKAAAFEDYVGSIVYVNRNPERAGEVRLYEFAID; encoded by the coding sequence ATGACCGAGGACGAGTTGCTCGCCGACGGCCCGGACCAGTGGCGGATCAGCGCGGTCCAGGTGGTGAACTGGGGCGGCTACGGCGGCCACCACATCATGCACGTCCGCCGCGACGGGACGGCGATCCTCGGGCCCACCGGGATGGGCAAGTCGACCATCCTCGACGCGATGTCCGCGGTGATGATGCCCAATCCACCGGCCTTCAACCGGGCCGCCCGCGACGACGGTGGCAAGCGGTCGGAGCGTACGGTCTACTCGTACGCCCGGGGCAAGATCGACGACGTGCTGGCCGCCGACGGCCGGACGACCCGCACCCAGTACCTGCGGCCGCCGGGGGAGCGGCCCTTCCCGTCGGCCGCCGCGATCACCTGGACCAACGGGCTGGACGAGCACATCACCGGCGCCCGGGTGGTCTGGGTCGGGGCGGACGCCGCGGCGAACGCCGAGCTCAACACCACCACCCGCTACCTGCTGGTCCGCGGGCCGTTCGACCTGTCGCGGCTCAACGAGGCGATCGACCAGCCGCTGCGAGGCAGCCGCACCTGGCCGCTCGACACCAACGCGCTCAAGCGGCTGCTCAACCCCAACCGCGACCTGGTCACCTCCTCCCAGCCGGAGTTCGAGAAGGAGATGTGCCGGCTGCTCGGCATCGGCCGCAGCGACGAGTCGTCCCGGCGGGCCCTCGAGCTGCTCCGCAACGCCCAGGCGTCCAAGGGCATCTTCTCGATCAACGCGCTGTTCAAGGACTTCGTCCTGGACCGGCCGCTGGCCCTGGAACGCTGGGAGACCGCGTTGGCCACCTATCGCGAGGCGGCCCAGCTCTACGACGTCTTCGAGGACGCCCGGACCCGCTTCGAGGTGCTGCGGGAGGTGCCCGCGCTGGCCGAGCGCTACCGGTCCGCGATGGCCGACTCGGCCACCGAGTGGCGGCTGCTCGGCCCGGCCGGAGTGGGCCCCGACGGCGCAGCCGGGGCCGGCGACGCGTCGGAGTGGGCGGAGGACGCCGACGACCGTCCCAGCCCGCTGGAGCTGTGGAACGCCGAACACCTGCTGGAGTGGGCCGCGGCCCGGATCGACGACAACCGCAGCCGGGCCACCGAGCTGGGAGCGGTCGCCAAGCAGCACGACGCCGAGGCGATCGCCGCCCGTGACGAGGAGGAGGCGCTCACCCAGCGCTACTACGCCAAGGGCGGCGGCGACTCCGAGGATCTGGTCCGGCGCCGGCAGCAGGCCGCCGCCGACCTGGCCGAGCGCACCGCGGCCCGGCAGGCGTACGTCGACCGGGCCCGGTGGCAGGGCTTCGAGGAGCCGGCCGACGAGCCGGCCTTCGCGACGCTGGTCCAGGCCATCCACGAGCGGCTGCGCGGGCTGCCCGGCCAGGACGCCGAGTGGAAGACCGCTTCCTACGATGCCGCCTCCGCCCGCGGCCGGGCCCGCGACGAGCTGAGCGCGACGGCCGACGAGATCGCCTCGCTGAAGCGTCGCCGGTCGAACGTGCCGGCCGAGGCCGACCGGGCCCGCCGGGAGATCGCCGAGGCCTGCGGGATCGACCCGGCCCGGTTGCCCTATGTCGGGGAACTGCTGGAGGTCCGGCCCGAGGAGCGTCGGTGGGCCACCGCCGTCGACCGGGTGCTCGGCCAGCTGGCGCAGAACATCATCGTCGCCCCCGACGACTGGCGGACCGTCACCCGCTACGTCAACGACCACCGGATGCGCGGCCGGGTGGTGCTGTTGCCGGCCCGGCCGGCGCACAACGCGACGCCGCGCGTGCTGCCCGACTCGGTGCCGGCCAAGCTGCGGCTGGACGAGTCCGGGCCGTACGCCGAGTGGCTGCTCGACCACCTGGTCGGTGGCTACTCGGTGCTCTGCGTGGAGGACGCCGCCGGGCTGGACGCCCCGCGCCCCGCCGGCTACACCGGGGCGGTCACCGTCGCCGGCATGCGGACCGCCGCCCAGGGCCGGGTGATCAAGGACGACCGCAAGCTGCCGTCCTGGCTGGGCCTCGACAACGCGGCCACCATCGCCTCCCTGGAGGAGAGGGTCGAAGGGCTGCGCGTCGCGATCGGCCGCTACAACGCCGAGCTGGAGGACCTCGACAAGCGGCGCCGCGAGGGCATCGACGTGGCCGGCGAGCTGCGCTGGCTGTCCGAGCAGACCTGGGCGTCGATCGACGTCGCCTCCGCCCGGGCCGCCGAGGCGCACGCCGCCGAGCTGCTCGGCCGGTTCACCCACGGCCACCGCACCCTCGACTCGCTGAAGGCCGAACGGGCCGCGGCCCGGGACCGCTACGTCACCCACACCACCGCCGCCGCCAGGGCCCGCGAGCAGCGCGCCGGGCTGGACGAGGAGTGGGGCGCCCTGGTCGACCTGCAGGACGAGATGTCCGACATCGCCTCCCGTGGGACGCTGACCGAGGCGGACCGTACGACGCTGGGCCGCCTCGGCTTCCCGGAGCCGGAGAACGCCGCCCGGGCCCGCGGCACTCTGGCGATCAGCGCCGAGCGGCTGCGGGCACTGGCCCACGAGCACACCGGTGCGGTGGAGCTGGCCGAGACCGCCCTGGTCGGCATCTTCCGCGAGTATCTGCGGGTCGACCCGCGCGCCGAGATCGACGAGACGATCGCCTCGCTGCCCGCGGTGGAGGCGATCCTGGCCGACCTGGAGTCCGACGACCTGCCCCGTGCCCGGGCCGAGTGGCTGGCCAAGACCCGCGAGGACATGCAGCGCAGCCTGCGGACGCTGCTGGTGCAGATCGAGGAGGACCGCCGCTCGATCCGCGACGGCCTGCTGCCGGTCAACCGGGCGCTGGCGGGTGTCGAGTTCCGGGACGGCTCCCGGCTGCAGATCGAGGACCGGCCGATCCCGACCGCCGACCTGGACGACTTCCGGGCGACGATCACCCGCTACACCACCGTCGGGACGACCGACCTGGACGAGACCGTGACCGAACAGCTGTTCGTGGCGATGCGCCGCGACCTGGCCCGGCTCGACGAGCAGTCGACCACCGCCGAGGCGTGGCGGCGACGGGTGTTCGACGCCCGCGAGCACGTCGAGTTCCGGGCCGTCGAGCACCGGCCCGACGCCGAACCGATCGTCCACGACGGCGTCTCGGGCAAGTCGGGCGGCGAGGGGCAGGAGCTGATCGCCTTCATCCTCGGCGCCGCGCTGCGCTACCAGCTCGGCGACGGCACCGACCAGGCGCCCCGGTTCGCGCCGATCGTGCTGGACGAGGGCTTCGTCAAGGCCGACTCCGAGTACACCGGCCGCGCCCTGCACGCGCTGCAGAGCCTCGGCTTCCAGCTGGTCATCGGGGCGCCGCGGGACAAGGCGGCCGCCTTCGAGGACTACGTCGGGTCGATCGTCTACGTCAACCGCAATCCGGAGCGCGCCGGTGAGGTCCGGCTGTACGAGTTCGCCATCGACTGA
- a CDS encoding DUF3375 family protein produces MTDEPLDPARVRGALDSPTLKLLSAHTAWWVLPLFSEHLEPAQGPVSAAWFHRRVAEALQALGLPDSPTPAEHCRKWVDQDHWLVRSRDADDGRLLYELSDNALRAIQIVRDTSGESSTVSDSRLGSITDAVRRLADMASPDIAAHIARIDARIAELEERRAALRAGDIRPATDEEMRRQFDEVRRLLASLPADFRALTTMIERRHHAVAAGISSTGTPKGAAVEEFLHEHDLLAQTPEGRAYRGFSDLLVSREAESLRGDIDLILDQDAAATALGDGDRAALRTLMSTLLEEEHEVEAAYTRWTASLRRFLTRSSGGRHQRLLTLVDQVLEAGDALSARPGRPMIDDVLGVGTLDVRDMSQAALWQPSQEVKAQPLRPLSPTGMLPEDRELMMIQAGTSTRAVAATVNDLVTAGPTTGASVFAATPEACRRLVVLLGVLDLGLAHGRVEDGATERVTLVTPGGRERTVLVPLVHFDRPLPIKDGGND; encoded by the coding sequence GTGACCGATGAACCGCTCGACCCGGCACGGGTCCGTGGCGCGCTCGACAGCCCGACGCTGAAGCTGCTGTCGGCGCACACCGCGTGGTGGGTGCTGCCGCTGTTCTCGGAGCATCTGGAGCCCGCGCAGGGGCCGGTCTCCGCGGCGTGGTTCCACCGGCGGGTCGCCGAGGCGCTCCAGGCGCTCGGGCTGCCGGACAGCCCGACCCCCGCCGAACACTGCCGCAAGTGGGTCGACCAGGACCACTGGCTGGTCCGCAGCCGTGACGCCGACGACGGCCGGCTGCTCTACGAGCTGTCCGACAATGCGCTGCGGGCGATCCAGATCGTCCGCGACACGTCGGGGGAGTCGTCCACCGTGTCGGACTCCCGGCTCGGTTCGATCACCGACGCGGTGCGCCGGCTGGCCGACATGGCCAGCCCCGACATCGCCGCCCACATCGCCCGGATCGACGCCCGGATCGCCGAGCTGGAGGAGCGCCGTGCGGCGCTGCGGGCCGGCGACATACGTCCCGCCACCGACGAGGAGATGCGCCGGCAGTTCGACGAGGTGCGTCGGCTGCTCGCCTCGCTGCCGGCCGACTTCCGGGCGCTGACCACGATGATCGAACGGCGCCACCACGCCGTGGCCGCCGGCATCTCCAGCACCGGCACGCCGAAGGGGGCGGCCGTCGAGGAGTTCCTGCACGAGCACGACCTGCTCGCCCAGACCCCGGAGGGCCGCGCCTACCGGGGCTTCTCCGACCTGCTGGTCTCCCGGGAGGCGGAGTCGCTGCGGGGCGACATCGATCTGATCCTCGACCAGGACGCCGCCGCCACCGCGCTGGGTGACGGGGACCGGGCCGCGCTGCGGACGCTGATGTCCACCCTGCTGGAGGAGGAGCACGAGGTGGAGGCCGCCTACACGCGGTGGACCGCGTCGCTGCGGCGCTTCCTCACCCGGTCGTCGGGCGGGCGTCACCAGCGGCTGCTCACCCTGGTCGACCAGGTGCTCGAGGCGGGCGACGCGCTGAGCGCTCGGCCCGGGCGCCCGATGATCGACGACGTGCTGGGCGTCGGCACCCTCGACGTCCGCGACATGTCGCAGGCGGCGCTGTGGCAGCCGAGCCAGGAAGTGAAGGCCCAGCCGCTGCGCCCCCTCAGCCCCACCGGGATGCTGCCGGAGGACCGCGAGCTGATGATGATCCAGGCCGGCACCTCGACCCGTGCGGTCGCGGCCACGGTGAACGACCTGGTCACCGCCGGGCCGACCACCGGCGCGAGCGTGTTCGCCGCCACTCCCGAGGCCTGCCGGCGGCTGGTGGTGCTGCTCGGCGTGCTGGACCTCGGGCTGGCGCACGGCCGGGTCGAGGACGGCGCGACCGAGCGCGTCACCCTGGTCACCCCCGGCGGCCGGGAACGCACCGTCCTGGTCCCGCTGGTGCATTTCGACCGACCCCTCCCGATCAAGGACGGTGGCAATGACTGA
- a CDS encoding enoyl-CoA hydratase: MTAPENILVETRGRVGLITLNRPKALNALNAATMREVVDAARAFDADEAIGCLVITGSERAFAAGADIKEMASRSATEMFLADWFADWEELTRVRTPIIAAVSGYALGGGCELALMCDTVIASDTARFGQPEINLGVLPGMGGSQRLTRAVGKAKAMDMVLTGRMMDAEEAERAGLISRIVPAVNLLDAALEMAGTIARRSRVATLLAKEAVNTAFETTLQQGVRHERRLFDMAFASADQTEGMAAFVEKRDPVFRHR; encoded by the coding sequence ATGACCGCGCCCGAGAACATCCTCGTCGAGACCCGGGGCCGGGTGGGCCTCATCACCCTGAACCGGCCCAAGGCCCTGAACGCCCTCAATGCCGCCACGATGCGCGAGGTGGTGGACGCCGCCCGCGCTTTCGACGCCGACGAGGCGATCGGCTGCCTCGTCATCACCGGGTCGGAGCGCGCCTTCGCGGCCGGGGCCGACATCAAGGAGATGGCCTCCCGCTCGGCGACCGAGATGTTCCTCGCCGACTGGTTCGCCGACTGGGAGGAGCTGACCCGGGTCCGTACGCCGATCATCGCGGCGGTGTCCGGCTACGCACTCGGCGGCGGCTGTGAGCTGGCGCTGATGTGTGACACGGTGATCGCCTCCGACACCGCCCGGTTCGGCCAGCCGGAGATCAACCTCGGCGTGCTGCCCGGCATGGGAGGCTCGCAGCGGCTCACCCGCGCCGTCGGCAAGGCCAAGGCGATGGACATGGTGCTGACCGGCCGGATGATGGACGCCGAGGAGGCCGAGCGGGCCGGGCTGATCAGCCGGATCGTGCCTGCCGTGAACCTGCTCGACGCGGCGCTCGAGATGGCCGGCACCATCGCTCGGAGGTCCCGGGTCGCCACCCTGCTGGCCAAGGAGGCCGTCAACACCGCGTTCGAGACCACCCTGCAGCAGGGCGTACGCCACGAACGACGACTCTTCGACATGGCTTTCGCCTCCGCCGACCAGACCGAGGGGATGGCCGCCTTCGTCGAGAAGCGTGACCCGGTCTTCCGGCACCGCTGA
- a CDS encoding DUF4194 domain-containing protein translates to MTDPQTQDAFGSRPEAYAEDAFGAAPDPEVLPDPARRALATLLTSRFITRGGHAAAWEGLIDHEPRIRARLADMFLELVIDHDHEVAFKRQVDDPDAPVVLRREKPLGKDATLLLVHLRQLHAFTDASDAAVAITASEATDFLARFRDPNDTDEAGFQRDVETALRGVERLGLIRPDPDVPDTWIVSPAVVALVTPDRLAAIRDQLQGLAGGEPAAGARPAGSDGDEDTDPAGAEDGGDA, encoded by the coding sequence ATGACTGACCCGCAGACCCAGGACGCGTTCGGTTCCCGTCCCGAGGCGTACGCCGAGGACGCGTTCGGCGCCGCCCCCGACCCGGAAGTGCTGCCGGACCCGGCGCGCCGGGCGCTGGCGACGCTGCTGACCTCCCGGTTCATCACCCGCGGCGGGCACGCCGCGGCCTGGGAGGGGCTGATCGACCACGAGCCGCGGATCCGTGCCCGGCTGGCGGACATGTTCCTCGAGCTGGTCATCGACCACGACCACGAGGTCGCGTTCAAACGCCAGGTGGACGACCCGGATGCGCCGGTGGTGCTGCGCCGGGAGAAGCCGCTCGGCAAGGACGCGACGCTGCTGCTGGTCCACCTGCGCCAGTTGCACGCGTTCACCGACGCGTCCGACGCCGCGGTGGCGATCACGGCGAGCGAGGCGACCGATTTCCTGGCCCGGTTCCGCGATCCGAATGACACCGACGAGGCGGGCTTCCAGCGGGATGTCGAGACGGCGCTGCGCGGGGTCGAACGGCTGGGGCTGATCCGCCCCGACCCGGACGTCCCGGACACCTGGATCGTCTCCCCGGCGGTCGTCGCCCTGGTGACACCCGACCGGCTGGCGGCGATCCGGGACCAGCTGCAGGGCCTCGCGGGCGGCGAGCCGGCGGCGGGGGCGCGGCCGGCCGGGTCGGACGGGGACGAGGACACTGACCCGGCAGGAGCCGAGGACGGAGGGGACGCATGA